Proteins from a genomic interval of Rhinoraja longicauda isolate Sanriku21f chromosome 16, sRhiLon1.1, whole genome shotgun sequence:
- the LOC144601373 gene encoding LOW QUALITY PROTEIN: (Lyso)-N-acylphosphatidylethanolamine lipase-like (The sequence of the model RefSeq protein was modified relative to this genomic sequence to represent the inferred CDS: deleted 2 bases in 2 codons; substituted 1 base at 1 genomic stop codon), producing MPYCVNNVAGNKLIFGSGTKLTVDPSLELVDQLAATWCPTSTAHLREVEARILQVVTTRFQCRYVDLPSSHRIWTLFAGLEGAGVTEPTGERAGRRSRLGSGPGDGADWGAGLGDGAGRGDGADCGAGRGDGAGQGEETAGEPDWERTPTPLILIHGFAGGLGLWVRNLQPLAARRPLLAFDLLGFGRSSRPPFPAEPGAAEEQFVESIEEWRERLALPPXSSSDTVLGGYLAAGYCIKYPHRVRHLILVDPWGFPERPLEQTESWKPPLWVKAAATVLGRFNFLAVLRAAGPWGPSLVQRFRPDLKQKYADMFQDDSILEYVYHCNAQAPR from the exons gcCTGGAACTGGTTGACCAGCTGGCTGCCACCTGGTGCCCGACATCCACGGCTCACCTGAGAGAGGTGGAGGCTCGGATCCTGCAAG ttGTCACGACGCGTTTCCAGTGCCGTTACGTGGACCTCCCCAGCTCGCATCGAATCTGGACGCTGTTCGCGGGCTTGGAGGGGGCCGGGGTGACGGAGCCGACTGGGGAGCGGGCCGGGAGACGGAGCCGGCTGGGGAGCGGGCCGGGTGACGGAGCTGACTGGGGAGCGGGCCTGGGAGACGGAGCGGGCCGGGGTGACGGAGCCGACTGCGGAGCGGGCCGGGGCGACGGAGCCGGCCAGGGAGAGGAGACGGCCGGAGAGCCGGACTGGGAGCGGACGCCGACCCCTCTGATCCTGATCCACGGTTTTGCCGGcggcctgggcctctgggtg AGAAACCTGCAGCCGCTG GCTGCCCGCCGGCCGCTCCTCGCCTTCGACCTGCTGGGCTTCGGCCGCAGCTCCCGGCCGCCATTCCCCGCCGAGCCCGGCGCCGCCGAGGAGCAGTTCGTGGAATCTATCGAGGAGTGGCGGGAGCGCCTTGCCCTGCCTCCATGATCCTCCTCGGACACAGTCCTGGGCGGATACCTGGCGGCCGGATACTGCATCAAGTACCCGCACAG GGTGAGGCACCTGATCCTGGTGGATCCGTGGGGGTTCCCGGAGCGGCCGCTGGAGCAGACGGAGAGCTGGAAGCCGCCGCTGTGGGTCAAGGCTGCGGCCACCGTCCTGGGACGGTTCAACTTCCTCGCCGTCCTGAGGGCGGCCGGGCCCTGGG GCCCGTCTTTGGTCCAGCGCTTCAGGCCTGATCTGAAGCAGAAATACGCGGATATGTTCCAGGACGATTCTATCCTGGAGTACGTGTACCACTGCAATGCACAGGCCCCAAGgtga
- the LOC144601374 gene encoding (Lyso)-N-acylphosphatidylethanolamine lipase-like: MEEEDAAPAPWNWLTSWLPTWCPTSTAHLREVEARILQVVTTRFQCRYVDLPSSHRIWTLFAGLEGAGVTEPTGERAGETEPAGERAGVTELTGERAWETERAGVTEPTAERAGATEPARERETAGEPDWERTPTPLILIHGFAGGLGLWVQNLQPLSCRRPLLAFDLLGFGRSSRPPFPAEPGAAEEQFVESIEEWRERLALPSMILLGHSLGGYLAAGYCIKYPHR; encoded by the exons ATGGAAGAGGAGGATGCCGCGCCGGC gcCCTGGAACTGGTTGACCAGCTGGCTGCCCACCTGGTGCCCGACATCCACGGCTCACCTGAGAGAGGTGGAGGCTCGGATCCTGCAAG ttGTCACGACGCGTTTCCAGTGCCGTTACGTGGACCTCCCCAGCTCGCATCGAATCTGGACGCTGTTCGCGGGCTTGGAGGGGGCCGGGGTGACGGAGCCGACTGGGGAGCGGGCCGGGGAGACGGAGCCGGCTGGGGAGCGGGCCGGGGTGACGGAGCTGACTGGGGAGCGGGCCTGGGAGACGGAGCGGGCCGGGGTGACGGAGCCGACTGCGGAGCGGGCCGGGGCGACGGAGCCGgccagggagagggagacggccGGAGAGCCGGACTGGGAGCGGACGCCGACCCCTCTGATCCTGATCCACGGTTTTGCCGGcggcctgggcctctgggtgcAGAACCTGCAGCCGCTGAGCTGCCGCCGGCCGCTCCTCGCCTTCGACCTGCTGGGCTTCGGCCGCAGCTCCCGGCCGCCATTCCCCGCCGAGCCCGGCGCCGCCGAGGAGCAGTTCGTGGAATCTATCGAGGAGTGGCGGGAGCGCCTTGCCCTGCCCTCCATGATCCTCCTCGGACACAGTCTGGGCGGATACCTGGCGGCCGGATACTGCATCAAGTACCCGCACAGGTGA